Proteins from one Coregonus clupeaformis isolate EN_2021a chromosome 25, ASM2061545v1, whole genome shotgun sequence genomic window:
- the LOC121539314 gene encoding transmembrane protein 179, whose amino-acid sequence MALDNLIFAQCILYFLAFVFGFIAVVPLSENTEDFHGKCLLFTRGMWQNENITVSKQRFIVEEWGPESSCSFITFVGIASLILSAVQAWRLLFFLCKGHDDSLFNAFLNLVISSLVVFTVFLSSTIVSVGFNLWCDAITEGGSMSSSCEDLQDTDLELGLDNSSFYDQFAIAQFGLWSAWLTWLGITIMAFLKVYHNYRQEDLLDSLIHEKELLLGRSSRRGSNVNQMNCGMV is encoded by the exons atggCCCTCGATAATTTAATCTTCGCGCAATGCATCCTCTATTTTTTGGCGTTTGTGTTTGGCTTTATTGCCGTAGTGCCTCTCTCCGAAAACACGGAGGATTTTCATGGAAAATGCTTGCTTTTCACGCGTGGTATGTGGCAGAATGAGAACATCACGGTCTCAAAGCAGCGCTTCATCGTTGAGGAGTGGGGACCGGAGTCTTCCTGCAGTTTCATCACTTTTGTCGGGATAGCATCGCTCATCCTATCCGCAGTGCAGGCATGGAGACTGCTGTTCTTTCTTTGCAAAGGCCACGACGA TTCCCTGTTCAATGCCTTCCTGAATCTGGTGATCAGCTCCCTGGTGGTGTTCACAGTGTTCCTCTCCAGCACCATTGTCAGTGTGGGCTTCAACCTGTGGTGTGATGCCATCACAGAGGGAGGGAGCATGTCCAGCAG CTGTGAGGACCTGCAGGACACTGATCTGGAGTTAGGCCTGGACAACTCCTCGTTCTATGACCAGTTTGCCATTGCCCAG TTTGGTCTGTGGTCAGCGTGGCTGACGTGGCTGGGTATCACGATCATGGCCTTCCTCAAGGTCTACCACAACTACCGCCAGGAGGACCTTCTGGACAGTCTGATCCACGAGAAGGAGCTGCTGCTGGGACGTTCGTCCCGCCGGGGTTCTAATGTCAACCAGATGAATTGTGGCATGGTCTAA